A window of the Desulfovibrio sp. genome harbors these coding sequences:
- a CDS encoding aminotransferase class I/II-fold pyridoxal phosphate-dependent enzyme has protein sequence MHLPPFRLERYFAQHEFNAPYLLCVSDCQSMTIGELLALEPGSRDEFESLQLGYTEAPGGKALREQIAALYEGFDPQDVLVHVGAEEAIFTFATACLNSGDEVIVQTPCYQSLYQVAESRGCRVIPWVCREEDGWVPDLDELARLVNRNTKAVFINSPHNPTGSCLTSKAMDGIVEIVARAGCLLFSDEVYRFLEYDEKQAPRPACELYDRAVSLGVMSKSLGLAGLRVGWAACRDKSILDAMSGVKDYTTICGSAPSEFLAALALRRKDAILARIRELTLDNLSLLGPFMARHAGMFAWAKPKAGPIAFPRLASGEDSEPFCKRVLEESGVLLLPGRLYGEEWKAHFRVGFGRKSFAEGLDELEAFLRTC, from the coding sequence ATGCATCTTCCGCCTTTTCGCCTGGAACGCTACTTCGCCCAGCACGAGTTCAACGCCCCGTACCTGCTCTGCGTTTCGGATTGCCAGTCCATGACCATCGGAGAACTCCTTGCCCTGGAGCCAGGCTCCAGGGATGAATTCGAGAGCCTGCAGCTCGGCTATACCGAGGCGCCAGGCGGCAAGGCTTTGCGGGAGCAGATCGCTGCCCTCTACGAGGGTTTCGATCCTCAGGACGTGCTCGTTCACGTGGGCGCGGAGGAAGCCATCTTCACTTTCGCCACCGCGTGCCTGAACTCCGGAGACGAAGTGATCGTCCAGACGCCCTGCTACCAGTCGCTCTACCAGGTGGCCGAGTCCCGAGGCTGCAGGGTGATCCCCTGGGTCTGCCGCGAAGAAGACGGCTGGGTACCGGACCTGGACGAACTGGCCCGGCTTGTGAATCGAAACACCAAGGCCGTGTTCATCAATTCCCCGCACAACCCCACGGGCTCCTGCCTGACATCCAAGGCTATGGACGGCATTGTCGAGATCGTAGCCCGCGCCGGGTGCCTGCTTTTTTCCGACGAGGTCTATCGTTTCCTGGAATATGATGAAAAACAAGCGCCCCGCCCGGCCTGTGAGCTTTATGACAGGGCCGTCTCCCTTGGAGTGATGTCCAAGTCTCTCGGTCTGGCAGGCCTTCGGGTGGGATGGGCCGCATGCAGGGATAAGAGCATACTTGACGCCATGTCCGGCGTGAAGGACTACACCACCATCTGCGGCAGCGCCCCGAGCGAATTCCTCGCCGCCCTGGCTCTTCGCCGCAAGGACGCCATCCTGGCTCGAATCCGCGAGCTTACCCTGGACAACCTTTCTCTCTTGGGACCCTTCATGGCCCGCCACGCCGGCATGTTCGCCTGGGCAAAGCCCAAGGCGGGCCCCATCGCCTTTCCCCGCCTGGCCTCCGGGGAGGATTCGGAACCCTTCTGCAAGCGGGTTCTCGAAGAATCAGGCGTGCTGCTCCTGCCTGGAAGGCTCTATGGTGAAGAATGGAAGGCCCACTTCAGGGTGGGATTCGGCAGGAAAAGCTTCGCCGAGGGACTCGATGAGCTCGAAGCATTTTTGCGCACATGCTGA
- a CDS encoding basic amino acid ABC transporter substrate-binding protein — MRRIVVLAALMLTLLAQSAWAKTIIFASDATWPPMEFVGPDKELTGFAIDYMKAAGKEAGFTPEFKATAWDGIFAGLAANKYDAICSSVSITDERKNAMDFSTPYFKVRQALVVPADSKVKSAAEMKGKTLGAQISTTGHFAVKKMDGIKDKSYDEVGLAIEDLYNGRIDGVVCDDPVAAQYALQTEKYKGKLKIACIIETGEDEFYGIAVKKGDKENLALINKGIEAVKAKGIEKELMKKWIGQ, encoded by the coding sequence ATGCGCAGAATCGTCGTCCTGGCCGCCCTGATGCTCACCCTGCTCGCCCAGTCCGCCTGGGCCAAGACCATCATCTTTGCCTCCGACGCCACCTGGCCGCCCATGGAGTTCGTCGGTCCCGACAAGGAGCTCACCGGCTTCGCCATCGACTACATGAAGGCCGCCGGCAAAGAGGCCGGGTTCACCCCCGAATTCAAGGCCACCGCCTGGGACGGCATCTTCGCCGGCCTGGCCGCCAACAAGTACGACGCCATCTGTTCCTCCGTGTCCATCACCGACGAACGCAAGAACGCCATGGACTTCTCCACCCCCTACTTCAAGGTGCGCCAGGCCCTGGTGGTTCCCGCGGACTCCAAGGTCAAAAGCGCCGCCGAGATGAAGGGCAAGACCCTGGGCGCCCAGATCTCCACCACCGGCCACTTCGCGGTGAAGAAGATGGATGGAATCAAAGACAAGTCCTACGATGAAGTGGGTCTGGCCATCGAAGACCTGTACAACGGCCGCATCGACGGCGTTGTCTGCGACGATCCCGTGGCCGCCCAGTACGCCCTGCAGACCGAGAAGTACAAGGGCAAGCTCAAGATCGCCTGCATCATCGAAACCGGCGAGGACGAGTTCTACGGCATCGCCGTGAAGAAAGGCGACAAGGAAAACCTGGCCCTCATCAACAAGGGCATCGAGGCCGTGAAAGCCAAGGGCATCGAGAAAGAGCTCATGAAAAAGTGGATCGGCCAGTAG
- a CDS encoding amino acid ABC transporter permease — protein MQTKPPAPVIEQHDGPAIPRKSDRGLVSAWWLSLAASVGTLLYLVLVEKGAYLRLIKFVPDGVLITFQVTIFSLILALFIGLLTGLGRVSRNRWINLIASTYVEIIRGIPLLVQLFYIYYALGRFVRVPDMVAAVIAMAVCYGAYLGEIFRAGILAIDKGQTEAARSLGFSRAQTMRYVILPQAMRIILPPVGNEFIMLLKDTSLVSILAVADLLRRGREFASETFMYFETYTVVALIYLIITLLLSKMVSKLEERLSYYVRK, from the coding sequence ATGCAGACAAAACCGCCCGCCCCAGTAATCGAACAGCACGACGGCCCGGCCATCCCCCGCAAGTCCGACCGGGGGCTCGTCTCGGCCTGGTGGCTCTCCCTGGCTGCCTCCGTTGGCACGCTTCTCTACCTGGTACTGGTGGAAAAGGGCGCCTACTTAAGGCTTATCAAATTCGTTCCGGACGGGGTGCTGATAACCTTCCAGGTGACGATTTTCTCCCTCATCCTGGCCCTTTTCATCGGCCTGTTGACCGGTCTTGGCCGGGTATCTCGCAACCGCTGGATCAATCTCATCGCCTCCACCTATGTGGAAATCATCCGAGGCATCCCGCTTCTGGTGCAGCTTTTCTACATCTACTACGCCCTGGGCAGGTTCGTTCGCGTTCCGGACATGGTTGCCGCGGTAATCGCCATGGCCGTATGCTACGGCGCCTACCTTGGTGAAATTTTCCGCGCCGGCATCCTGGCCATCGACAAAGGCCAGACCGAAGCCGCCCGCTCCCTTGGATTCAGCCGCGCCCAGACCATGCGCTATGTCATCCTGCCCCAGGCCATGCGCATCATCCTGCCGCCGGTGGGCAACGAATTCATCATGCTCCTAAAGGACACCTCCCTGGTCTCCATTCTGGCCGTGGCCGACCTCTTGCGCCGGGGCCGCGAATTCGCTTCCGAGACGTTCATGTATTTCGAGACCTACACGGTGGTGGCGCTCATCTACCTGATCATCACCCTGCTCTTGTCCAAGATGGTGTCCAAGCTGGAAGAGAGGCTTTCCTACTATGTCCGCAAGTAA
- a CDS encoding amino acid ABC transporter ATP-binding protein: MITIDGVGKFFGKLRALSNVSLAVRPGEKVVIIGPSGSGKSTLLRTINRLETIDAGRIVVDGFDLSDSKVDINQVRMEVGMVFQSFNLFPHYTVLDNVTLAPMKLRGEPREQAEVQAMALLDKVGIKDKAGVFPAMLSGGQQQRVAIARALAMNPKIMLFDEPTSALDPEMIGEVLAVMLDLAREGMTMVVVTHEMGFARQAADRIIFMDQGQIIDEGPPVEFFESAKHPRAQKFLEQIL; this comes from the coding sequence ATCATCACCATAGACGGTGTGGGCAAGTTCTTCGGCAAGCTGCGCGCCCTTTCAAACGTCAGCCTGGCTGTGCGTCCCGGCGAGAAGGTGGTCATCATCGGCCCCTCGGGCTCCGGAAAATCCACCCTCCTGCGCACCATCAACCGTCTGGAAACCATCGACGCGGGACGCATCGTGGTGGACGGGTTCGACCTCTCTGACTCCAAGGTGGACATCAACCAGGTGCGCATGGAAGTGGGCATGGTGTTCCAGTCTTTCAACCTCTTCCCCCACTACACAGTTCTGGACAACGTCACCCTGGCCCCAATGAAGCTTCGCGGCGAGCCCCGCGAACAGGCCGAGGTCCAAGCCATGGCGCTTTTGGACAAGGTGGGCATCAAGGACAAGGCGGGGGTGTTTCCGGCCATGCTCTCGGGCGGCCAGCAGCAGCGTGTGGCCATTGCCAGAGCCCTGGCCATGAACCCCAAGATCATGCTCTTCGACGAGCCCACTTCGGCGCTCGACCCGGAGATGATCGGCGAGGTTCTGGCCGTGATGCTTGATCTGGCGCGCGAGGGCATGACCATGGTGGTGGTGACCCACGAGATGGGCTTTGCGCGCCAGGCCGCAGACCGCATCATCTTCATGGACCAGGGGCAGATAATAGACGAAGGGCCGCCCGTGGAGTTCTTCGAGAGCGCCAAACATCCCAGGGCCCAGAAATTCCTGGAGCAGATTCTCTAG
- a CDS encoding glycosyltransferase family 92 protein: MRYLGVCLIAKNEERYLGEWLSHHVLAGVERFIIYDNAEHPVLENLLGEYISEKLVEVVHWPFATAQLNVYQHCLATFGAQFKWLGFWDSDEFVVPKDPCDIRGVLCDYEEFAGLAVSSVLYGSSGHLKSPAGLQVENYMEIVHPDQHIKTILQPEYAQTPLTPHHFRYKPGGFCVNENGLPVPGPTAPHTSSRIKLNHYFYRSQEDWCAKMERGLAHPLADGSSYRLDQFFEHLGYPRIIDESMRSWGERIRALETQGPAAAARLAGRWAGLSGEQWQTMLAEKLVEFDQALGTGNQVTDELAEFFTLLPCYSPGNPYVCNILSMFHRETGRMDKAWEWIKRSLMLNATPEAYFELAVWHRAHGDQTQAARVKEWLRVQLEISGQMTPAWQEMLAG, from the coding sequence ATGCGCTATCTGGGTGTATGCCTGATTGCCAAGAACGAGGAGAGATACCTGGGGGAATGGCTCAGCCACCACGTTCTGGCCGGGGTGGAACGCTTCATCATTTATGATAACGCCGAGCACCCAGTTCTTGAAAACCTCCTGGGCGAATACATTTCGGAAAAGCTGGTGGAAGTGGTGCACTGGCCCTTCGCCACAGCCCAGCTGAACGTCTACCAGCATTGTTTGGCAACCTTCGGCGCACAGTTCAAATGGCTGGGCTTCTGGGATTCTGATGAGTTCGTGGTCCCCAAGGATCCTTGCGACATTCGCGGCGTGCTGTGCGATTATGAAGAGTTCGCCGGGCTGGCCGTGAGCAGCGTTCTGTACGGCTCGTCCGGTCACCTGAAAAGCCCGGCCGGGCTCCAGGTCGAGAACTACATGGAGATTGTCCATCCCGACCAGCACATCAAAACCATTCTTCAGCCCGAGTATGCCCAGACGCCGCTCACGCCGCATCATTTCAGATACAAGCCGGGCGGCTTTTGCGTGAACGAGAACGGTCTGCCAGTGCCTGGCCCCACCGCGCCCCACACGTCTTCCAGGATCAAGTTGAACCACTATTTCTATCGTTCGCAGGAGGATTGGTGCGCCAAGATGGAACGGGGTCTGGCGCATCCGTTGGCCGACGGGAGCTCATACCGCCTGGACCAGTTTTTCGAACACCTGGGCTATCCGCGCATCATTGACGAATCCATGCGGTCATGGGGGGAACGCATACGCGCCCTGGAAACCCAGGGGCCGGCAGCGGCGGCACGTCTTGCAGGGAGATGGGCCGGGCTCTCAGGCGAGCAGTGGCAAACGATGCTCGCGGAGAAACTCGTGGAATTCGATCAAGCCCTTGGAACCGGGAACCAGGTGACGGACGAACTGGCAGAGTTCTTCACTCTCTTGCCATGCTATAGCCCAGGCAATCCCTACGTGTGCAACATCCTGAGCATGTTCCACAGGGAGACGGGCCGGATGGACAAGGCGTGGGAGTGGATAAAACGCTCGCTCATGCTCAATGCCACTCCCGAAGCATACTTCGAACTAGCCGTCTGGCACAGGGCGCATGGCGACCAGACCCAAGCCGCCCGGGTCAAGGAGTGGCTGCGCGTGCAACTGGAGATCTCCGGCCAGATGACTCCGGCCTGGCAGGAGATGCTGGCGGGCTAG
- a CDS encoding TerC family protein yields MEIFTLSNFIAFLTLSALEIVLGIDNIVFIAIITNRLPAEQQTRARKIGLLLAMGTRILLLLSIAWVMRLTTPLFTLVEHAFSGRDIILLAGGLFLIAKSTFEIHEKTEGKANSHGGVGKVMSYRAAVAQIAVLDIIFSLDSVITAVGMVDQVAVMIAAVVAAVIVMMVFADPVSHFVKHHPSIQMLALSFLILIGVFLVAEGLGKHIDRGYIYFAMAFSLGVELLNLRERRAGTKKT; encoded by the coding sequence ATGGAAATCTTCACTCTCTCGAATTTCATAGCATTTTTGACACTCTCCGCGCTGGAGATCGTGCTCGGTATCGACAACATCGTCTTCATCGCCATCATCACCAACAGGCTGCCGGCCGAACAGCAGACCAGGGCGCGCAAGATCGGTCTCTTGCTGGCCATGGGCACCCGCATCCTGCTGCTCTTGTCAATCGCCTGGGTAATGAGGCTCACGACGCCGCTTTTCACCCTGGTCGAACACGCTTTCTCCGGCCGGGACATCATCCTTCTGGCCGGCGGGCTGTTCCTTATCGCCAAGTCCACCTTCGAGATCCATGAGAAGACCGAGGGCAAGGCCAACAGCCACGGAGGAGTCGGCAAGGTCATGTCGTACAGGGCGGCCGTTGCCCAGATCGCCGTTCTGGACATCATTTTCTCGCTCGATTCGGTGATAACCGCCGTGGGCATGGTGGATCAGGTGGCGGTGATGATCGCTGCGGTGGTGGCCGCCGTCATAGTGATGATGGTCTTCGCCGACCCGGTAAGTCACTTCGTCAAGCACCACCCCTCCATCCAGATGCTGGCCTTGTCGTTTCTGATCTTGATCGGCGTCTTCCTGGTGGCCGAGGGCCTGGGCAAGCACATCGACCGTGGCTACATCTATTTCGCCATGGCCTTCTCCCTGGGCGTGGAACTCTTGAACCTGAGGGAACGGCGGGCAGGGACCAAAAAGACATGA
- a CDS encoding TrpB-like pyridoxal phosphate-dependent enzyme gives MESKIILPERDMPRHWYNAQPDLPTPLAPPLNPGTNQPITPDQLAPIFPMGIIEQEVSQKPLIEIPEPVLDIYRLYRPTPLVRASRLEKALGVKCKIYYKDESRSPAGSHKPNTAVPQAYYNKLEGVKRLATETGAGQWGTALSFACKMFGMECTVYMVKVSYNQKPYRRILIQSYGAEIFPSPSDKTQVGRKILETDPDCQGSLGLAISEAVEDAATHDDTKYALGSVLNHVVLHQTIVGLETEKQLAMAGEKPDYLVGCVGGGSNFGGLVLPFLPRKLAGEKITFVAAEPKACPTLTRGQFRYDYGDVARLTPLLKMHTLGHGYMPAPIHAGGLRYHGDAPLVCNLAAEGLVDARAYYQNDCFEAARLFQATEGFLPAPETSHAIKAAIEVAQQAEPGQTVVFLFSGHGLLDLASYDSYLQGNLVDFEHSEDDIRESLKSCPEIES, from the coding sequence ATGGAGTCCAAGATCATACTGCCGGAACGGGACATGCCCCGCCATTGGTACAACGCCCAGCCCGATTTGCCCACTCCGCTGGCTCCTCCACTAAACCCCGGCACCAATCAGCCCATTACCCCGGACCAGCTCGCGCCGATATTTCCCATGGGCATCATCGAGCAGGAGGTGAGCCAGAAACCGCTCATCGAGATTCCCGAACCCGTGCTCGATATCTATCGCCTCTACCGGCCGACGCCGCTCGTCCGGGCCAGCCGCCTGGAGAAGGCCCTGGGGGTCAAGTGCAAGATATACTACAAGGATGAATCCCGCTCCCCGGCCGGGTCGCACAAGCCCAACACAGCGGTGCCGCAGGCCTATTACAACAAGCTCGAAGGGGTGAAGCGCCTGGCCACCGAGACCGGGGCGGGGCAATGGGGCACGGCCCTCTCGTTCGCCTGCAAGATGTTCGGGATGGAATGCACCGTGTACATGGTGAAGGTGAGCTACAACCAGAAGCCCTACCGGCGCATTCTCATACAATCGTACGGGGCGGAGATATTCCCGTCGCCTTCGGACAAAACCCAGGTGGGACGTAAAATCTTGGAGACCGACCCGGATTGCCAGGGCAGCCTGGGCCTGGCCATATCCGAAGCCGTGGAGGACGCGGCCACCCACGACGACACCAAATACGCCCTGGGCAGCGTGCTGAACCACGTGGTGCTGCACCAGACAATCGTGGGCCTGGAGACGGAAAAGCAGCTGGCCATGGCCGGAGAGAAGCCCGACTATCTGGTCGGCTGCGTGGGCGGCGGCAGCAACTTCGGCGGACTGGTGCTTCCTTTCCTGCCCCGCAAGCTGGCCGGGGAGAAGATCACCTTCGTGGCTGCCGAGCCCAAGGCCTGTCCCACCCTTACCCGTGGGCAGTTCCGCTACGACTACGGCGATGTGGCCCGCCTGACTCCTCTTCTAAAGATGCACACCCTGGGCCACGGCTACATGCCAGCGCCCATCCATGCCGGCGGCCTGCGCTACCATGGCGACGCCCCCCTTGTATGCAATCTGGCGGCCGAGGGGCTTGTGGACGCGCGCGCCTACTACCAGAACGACTGCTTCGAGGCGGCCCGGCTGTTCCAGGCCACGGAAGGTTTCCTGCCCGCTCCCGAAACGTCGCACGCGATCAAGGCGGCCATCGAAGTCGCCCAGCAGGCCGAGCCCGGCCAGACGGTGGTGTTTCTGTTCTCAGGCCACGGCCTTCTGGACCTGGCCTCCTACGATTCCTATCTCCAGGGCAACTTGGTCGATTTCGAGCACTCGGAGGACGACATCCGGGAATCCTTGAAATCCTGCCCGGAGATCGAGAGCTAG
- a CDS encoding YihY/virulence factor BrkB family protein, which produces MQNPTIIFPWLHFVAASFLRNRSLSLASSLGYTTVLSLVPFLAVAFSVAKGFGIYEAAFLREVLMRLFAEKADVVDAVLGYIQNTNVKALGFIGVATLFITSVSLLSTMEEAFNIIWHAKEKRGIWSRFSNYITVILVCPVFILAAFSVTATLENASVVQWLREISLVNQAFTLGVKAVPMVMVIISLFILYKFLPNVRVSSFPALAGAACAGFAWQSTQALYIKYQIGVTGYNAIYGSFAQIPLLLVWLYISWLIVLAGAEIANASQNFQRIHHENSAKSYSFADRRDLALILALMLTERAENKEPPLSDAAAALPLGVPVRLVVEELKKLVRLGFAVKVNEESDSEHYVLAAAPDKITVGELIVAWEGLRGEDQNEGIAERYPALAAVKERLNASCLEGSTQTLREVWLAMPEDKD; this is translated from the coding sequence ATGCAGAACCCCACCATCATCTTCCCCTGGCTTCACTTCGTGGCGGCTTCCTTTCTTAGAAATCGAAGCCTGTCGCTGGCCTCGTCGCTGGGCTACACAACCGTTCTCTCCCTGGTTCCTTTCCTGGCCGTGGCCTTTTCCGTGGCCAAGGGGTTCGGCATCTACGAGGCCGCATTCCTGCGGGAAGTGCTCATGCGCCTGTTTGCCGAAAAGGCCGACGTGGTGGACGCGGTTCTGGGCTACATCCAGAACACCAATGTGAAGGCCCTGGGCTTCATCGGCGTGGCCACCCTGTTCATAACCTCGGTGAGCCTTCTCTCCACCATGGAGGAGGCCTTCAACATCATCTGGCACGCCAAAGAAAAGCGAGGCATCTGGAGCAGGTTCAGCAACTACATAACCGTGATCCTGGTCTGCCCCGTGTTCATCCTGGCGGCGTTCAGCGTCACCGCCACCCTGGAAAACGCCTCGGTGGTTCAGTGGCTGCGCGAGATATCCTTGGTAAACCAGGCATTCACCTTGGGGGTCAAGGCCGTGCCCATGGTGATGGTCATCATATCGCTTTTTATTCTCTACAAGTTCCTGCCAAACGTTCGGGTCTCCTCCTTCCCGGCCCTGGCCGGTGCGGCCTGCGCCGGATTCGCCTGGCAGAGCACCCAGGCCCTGTACATAAAATACCAGATCGGCGTGACCGGCTACAACGCCATCTACGGAAGCTTCGCCCAGATACCGCTGCTCCTGGTGTGGCTCTACATCAGCTGGCTCATCGTGCTGGCCGGAGCCGAGATCGCCAACGCCAGCCAGAACTTCCAACGGATCCATCACGAGAATTCGGCCAAAAGCTATTCCTTCGCGGACCGGCGCGACCTGGCCCTGATCCTGGCGCTCATGCTCACTGAGCGGGCCGAGAACAAGGAGCCGCCGCTCTCGGACGCAGCCGCTGCCCTGCCCCTTGGCGTCCCGGTCCGGCTGGTGGTGGAGGAACTGAAGAAACTGGTCCGGCTGGGCTTTGCCGTAAAGGTGAACGAAGAGAGCGACTCCGAGCATTATGTGCTGGCAGCCGCACCTGACAAGATAACGGTGGGTGAGCTCATAGTGGCCTGGGAAGGACTGCGGGGCGAGGACCAAAACGAAGGCATCGCCGAGCGCTACCCGGCCCTGGCGGCGGTCAAGGAGCGGCTGAACGCCTCCTGCCTGGAGGGTTCGACCCAGACCCTGCGGGAGGTGTGGCTCGCCATGCCGGAAGACAAAGACTGA
- the moaC gene encoding cyclic pyranopterin monophosphate synthase MoaC, producing MSQDPSFTHLDDKGQARMVDVGAKAVTARVAVAEAIVSLSPETYRLLNDQALPKGDALATARIAGIMAAKKTSDLIPLCHPLGLDSVDVRFEMDDATHSVRIEAEARLHAKTGVEMEAMTAASVAALTLYDMCKAVQKDIVIERVRLLYKSGGKSGEFKA from the coding sequence ATGAGCCAGGACCCCTCGTTCACCCATCTTGACGACAAGGGCCAGGCCCGCATGGTGGACGTGGGGGCCAAGGCCGTCACCGCCCGCGTGGCCGTTGCCGAAGCCATAGTCAGCCTTTCGCCCGAAACCTACCGTCTTCTGAACGACCAAGCCCTGCCCAAGGGCGACGCCCTGGCCACCGCGCGCATCGCCGGTATCATGGCCGCCAAGAAGACCTCTGACCTCATCCCCCTGTGCCATCCCCTAGGCCTTGATTCGGTGGACGTTCGCTTCGAAATGGACGACGCCACGCACAGCGTGCGCATCGAGGCTGAAGCCAGGCTTCACGCCAAGACCGGCGTGGAGATGGAAGCCATGACCGCCGCCAGCGTGGCCGCGCTCACCCTCTACGACATGTGCAAGGCCGTGCAGAAGGACATCGTCATCGAGCGGGTCCGGCTTCTCTACAAGTCGGGCGGCAAAAGCGGCGAATTTAAAGCGTAG
- the dnaJ gene encoding molecular chaperone DnaJ, with product MTKADYYEILGVPRDADEDEIKKAYRQAAFKFHPDRNPGDAEAESRFKEAAEAYEVLRDPQKRARYDRFGHQGLGDTGFGGFSNAEDIFSTFSDIFGEFFGFGAARGRGPRPQAGNDLRYDLRVSFRDVAMGSEAALKIPKHVSCSECDGTGAAPGSRPETCRQCGGVGQVHQNQGFFRIAVACPVCRGEGTVIVNPCPRCKGRGQTPEVRELKVRIPAGVDDGSRLRLRGEGEPGLHGGPPGDLYVIIHVEEDKTFRRQGQDLIVTLDIGMVQAALGDKVKVPTLEGEETIDIPKGTQSGEVFSLRGKGLPHPGRSHRGDLLVEVIVKTPKSLSKKQEELLREFAKLDEEKPLKKVKNFFKKAKDAAMGS from the coding sequence ATGACCAAAGCCGATTATTACGAGATCCTGGGCGTGCCCCGGGATGCGGACGAGGACGAAATAAAAAAGGCCTACCGCCAGGCGGCCTTCAAATTCCATCCGGACCGCAACCCCGGCGACGCCGAGGCGGAGAGCAGGTTCAAGGAAGCGGCGGAAGCCTACGAGGTTCTGCGCGACCCCCAGAAACGCGCCCGTTACGATCGTTTCGGGCACCAGGGCCTGGGTGACACCGGCTTCGGCGGTTTCTCCAACGCCGAGGACATCTTCAGCACCTTCTCCGACATATTCGGCGAATTCTTCGGTTTCGGCGCTGCCCGGGGGCGCGGCCCCAGGCCCCAGGCCGGAAACGATCTGCGCTACGACCTCCGCGTCTCCTTCAGGGACGTGGCCATGGGGTCCGAGGCCGCACTCAAGATTCCCAAGCACGTCTCCTGCTCGGAATGCGACGGCACCGGCGCCGCGCCGGGTTCTCGCCCGGAAACCTGCCGCCAGTGCGGCGGCGTGGGGCAGGTGCACCAGAACCAGGGCTTCTTCCGCATCGCCGTGGCCTGCCCGGTCTGCCGTGGCGAAGGCACCGTGATCGTCAACCCGTGCCCGCGCTGCAAGGGCAGGGGCCAGACTCCCGAAGTTCGCGAACTCAAGGTGCGCATCCCGGCCGGTGTGGACGACGGCTCACGCCTGCGTCTGCGCGGCGAGGGCGAGCCCGGCCTGCACGGCGGCCCTCCGGGCGACCTCTACGTCATCATCCACGTGGAGGAGGACAAGACCTTCCGCCGCCAGGGGCAGGACCTCATCGTCACCCTGGACATCGGCATGGTCCAGGCCGCCCTGGGCGACAAGGTGAAAGTGCCCACCCTGGAGGGCGAAGAGACCATCGACATCCCCAAGGGCACCCAGTCCGGGGAGGTCTTCTCGCTTCGGGGCAAGGGCTTGCCGCATCCCGGCCGGTCCCACCGTGGCGACCTTCTTGTGGAGGTCATCGTCAAGACGCCCAAGAGCCTCTCCAAGAAGCAGGAAGAGCTGCTGCGCGAATTCGCCAAGCTTGACGAGGAAAAACCCCTCAAGAAGGTGAAGAACTTCTTCAAGAAGGCCAAGGATGCGGCCATGGGGTCCTGA
- a CDS encoding DNA-directed RNA polymerase subunit omega, with the protein MARITVEDCLERINNRFMIVQMAIKRVHQFREGYEPLVECRNKEIVTSLREVAGGKVLPAESIEEAGVYAHEKQ; encoded by the coding sequence ATGGCGCGCATAACCGTAGAAGACTGCCTCGAACGCATCAACAACCGTTTCATGATCGTGCAGATGGCCATCAAGAGGGTCCACCAGTTCCGCGAGGGCTACGAGCCCCTGGTCGAATGCAGGAACAAGGAAATCGTCACCTCCCTTCGCGAAGTGGCCGGGGGCAAGGTTCTGCCCGCCGAGTCCATTGAGGAAGCCGGCGTCTACGCTCACGAAAAACAGTAG